The following proteins are co-located in the Apium graveolens cultivar Ventura chromosome 5, ASM990537v1, whole genome shotgun sequence genome:
- the LOC141723788 gene encoding cold shock protein 1-like — MAQEYSKFHGVVLRFDYQKGFGFIKPDNEADDLFVHQSDINSDGFRTLRKNQSVEFFVEVDPRANKAKAVDVTVIKNSPVKNVRNGSVSRGGVRGKAIECYNCGKYGHFGRDCYATDACYNCGFNGHFARDCTNASYCFNCDGEFGHITRDCKRTRARGNGACYNCGGVGHFARVCPSAAKRSSNGGGGDKRGGGKCFNCNKEGHLAKDCPNSKK; from the coding sequence ATGGCTCAAGAGTATTCAAAATTTCACGGTGTTGTCCTTCGATTCGACTACCAGAAGGGCTTCGGATTCATCAAACCCGACAACGAAGCTGATGACTTATTTGTTCACCAATCCGATATTAATTCTGACGGCTTTCGTACTCTCCGCAAGAACCAATCCGTTGAGTTCTTCGTAGAAGTCGATCCACGAGCTAATAAAGCGAAGGCCGTTGATGTTACAGTGATCAAGAATTCTCCTGTGAAGAACGTTCGTAATGGCAGTGTATCACGTGGCGGTGTTAGAGGAAAGGCTATTGAATGTTATAATTGCGGGAAGTATGGTCACTTTGGGAGGGATTGTTATGCTACGGATGCTTGTTATAATTGCGGTTTTAATGGCCACTTTGCCAGGGATTGTACTAATGCGAGTTATTGTTTTAACTGTGATGGCGAGTTTGGGCATATAACTAGAGATTGTAAGAGGACTCGTGCTCGCGGTAATGGAGCTTGTTATAACTGTGGGGGCGTTGGGCACTTTGCTAGGGTTTGTCCAAGTGCTGCTAAAAGAAGTTCTAACGGTGGCGGCGGCGATAAACGTGGGGGAGGCAAGTGTTTCAACTGTAACAAGGAGGGGCACCTTGCTAAGGATTGTCCAAACTCGAAGAAATAG